Proteins encoded together in one Armatimonadota bacterium window:
- a CDS encoding haloacid dehalogenase type II yields the protein MARVVVFDVNETLLDLRALDPLFERVFGDAAVRRQWFQQLVQSFLVTVVVGRYVDFGTIARGALDMVAARLGRPLTEDDRMRILRAILELPPHPDIRASLERLRAAGFRLGTLTNSTRAVAEAQVANAGLADLFEHVVSADEVRRLKPAPEPYRLAAERFGVAAGATWLVAAHAWDVVGAMQAGCRAAFVARPGMVLDPVHEPPEVVGRDLEEVADAIIGRERHG from the coding sequence GTGGCCCGCGTCGTGGTCTTCGACGTGAACGAGACCTTGCTCGACCTGCGGGCGCTCGACCCGCTCTTCGAACGCGTCTTCGGGGACGCCGCCGTCCGACGCCAGTGGTTCCAGCAGCTGGTCCAGAGTTTCCTGGTCACCGTCGTGGTGGGCAGGTACGTCGACTTCGGGACGATCGCCCGCGGGGCGCTGGACATGGTGGCGGCACGACTGGGGCGGCCATTGACCGAGGATGACCGCATGCGCATCCTCAGGGCCATCCTGGAGCTCCCGCCCCATCCGGACATACGGGCGAGCCTCGAGCGGCTGCGCGCGGCCGGCTTCCGGCTGGGGACGCTGACCAATTCCACCAGGGCCGTCGCGGAAGCCCAGGTCGCCAACGCCGGGCTGGCCGACCTGTTCGAACACGTGGTCTCCGCGGACGAGGTCAGACGGCTGAAGCCGGCGCCCGAACCCTACCGCCTGGCCGCCGAGCGCTTCGGCGTGGCCGCGGGGGCGACGTGGCTGGTGGCGGCGCACGCGTGGGACGTGGTGGGGGCGATGCAGGCCGGCTGCCGGGCCGCCTTCGTGGCCCGCCCGGGCATGGTCCTCGATCCGGTCCACGAACCCCCGGAGGTCGTCGGCCGCGACCTGGAGGAGGTGGCCGACGCCATCATCGGCCGAGAGAGGCACGGCTGA
- a CDS encoding DUF1059 domain-containing protein, whose product MVHADDEETLVRKAQDHTRQAHGQETTREAVLKAAEAASH is encoded by the coding sequence GTGGTGCACGCGGACGACGAAGAGACGCTGGTCCGGAAGGCCCAGGACCACACACGCCAGGCCCACGGCCAGGAGACGACCCGGGAGGCCGTCCTGAAGGCTGCCGAGGCCGCTTCCCACTGA